Genomic DNA from uncultured Desulfuromusa sp.:
TCTTCATTGGGCACTTCAGGACCTAAATAGCGTGAGCGCGGCCCCATATCGCGATGGGTCAGTTTGAACCAGGCTCGTGCGAAAGCGTCAGCAAATTCATCCGGATTTTTCAGATAACGTCTTGCAATCGGCTCATAAGCCGGATCGTAGCGCAACGAAAGGTCGGCGGTCGTCATCATTGGCCGATGCATTTTTGAAGGATCATGTGCATCAACCACCATATCCTCAGCGTCGACATCTTTGGCTAACCATTGCTGTGCACCGGCCGGGCTTTTAACCAGTTCCCACTCATATTTGAACAGAACTTTCAGGTATCCCATATCCCAATTCGTTGGGTTTGGCTTCCAGGCACCTTCGATACCGCTACTGATGGTATCACCACCGTTGCCCCGACCAAAACGACTCTTCCAGCCAAGGCCCTGTCCTTCAATGCCAGCAGCTTCCGGGTCCGGACCCACATGAGCAGCATCTCCGGCACCATGGCATTTGCCGAACGTGTGTCCACCTGCGACGAGAGCGACTGTTTCTTCATCATTCATCGCCATACGAGCAAAGGTCTCACGAACGTCAATGCCCGACGCCACGGGATCCGGGTTACCATCAGGACCTTCCGGGTTGACGTAGATCAGGCCCATTTGCACAGCAGCCAAGGGATTTTCTAGGTCACGTTCACCACTGTAACGGCTTTGAGGCTTATCACTCGTTGCCAGCCATTCATCTTCGGATCCCCAGTAAATATCCTCCTCCGGTTCCCAGATATCCGCACGTCCCCCTGCAAAACCAAAGGTTTTAAAACCCATCGACTCCAAAGCACAGTTACCGGCAAGAATCATCAAGTCGGCCCAGGAAATTTTCTTCCCGTATTTCTGCTTGATTGGCCAAAGGAGACGACGCGCCTTGTCGAGGTTCACATTGTCTGGCCAGCTGTTAAGCGGTGCGAAACGCTGATTGCCGGTCCCTGCACCACCACGGCCATCTCCCATGCGGTATGTTCCAGCACTATGCCATGCCATGCGGATAAAAAAACCACCATAGTGACCATAGTCAGCAGGCCACCAATCCTGCGAATCCGTCATCAGCGCATAAAGATCGTCTTTAACAGCATGAAGATCAAGTCTTTTGAACTCCTCTGCATAATTGAACCCCTCCTCCATGGGAGTGGAAAGCTGTGAATGTTGATGTAAAATATTGAGATTCAGCTGATTCGGCCACCAGTCGCGATTAGTTGTGCCACCACCAGCCACCTGTCTGCCAGCTTTTCCCGTTACCGGACACTGTCCATTCTGACTCATAATTTTTCCTCCTACAGCTTTATGGGTTTAAGATCTTTTATGAGTAGTGTTCAGGCATTATACCAAAATATATTAGTTTGTTATCTTACCTAGTAATTATTCCTAAATGTTATCAAAAAAAATAGCCTCTACTTTAAACAGTCCTGACAAATTCCATAAACGACGACTTTTTTACGTTTAAAATTCCCCAGAGATTGAACTTGATCCGGGAGTTCCAGTTCATCAACTTGCCACCACTCAAAATCTATAATTTTATGACATTGTTCACAAATCAAATGATGATGTTGAAACTCAGATACTTCAAAACGAGCCTGGCTTTCGATCGTATCCACCTTACTGATTAAGCCAATATCCAAAAATGTTCCAAGGGTTCGATACACCGTATCAAGAGACAAAGTCGGCATCCCCTCTATCAGACGCTGGTGCAATTTTTCTGCTGTCGGATGGTCAGTAGCCTGTGCTATTTTTTTAAAAATCTCCAACCGTTGAGGTGTCAAACGAAGATTTCTTTCCCTACAGACTTTCGTAAAAACATCCAGGCGTTTTGATAACAAAAAATCCATAGTTTTTTAATATCCACTCAAATAAGAAAGGTTCTTATTTATCAACATAAATCGAATCGAGATTTTCTGTCAATAGCCATGTTGAAGAGGCAAGAAACGGCAAAGAAGTGTAGCGATGAGGATTGACTCAACCTTCAAATTGAGGTAAAAGATCAAGCCTCATTGCCGCCCTAGCTCAGTTGGTAGAGCAGTTCACTCGTAATGATCAGGTCGCCGGTTCGATTCCGGCGGGTGGCTCCAGAATACGAACAGGCACTTGGCTGAACAAAGCTGGTGCCTGTTTTTTTAAAACCTCTCTTCGAGGGTACAAAATCAGATAAAATATTATTGATCTGCCTAACATGCTTGTTTTGTTTCGATGCATTCAATAGAATAAATAGTTTCTATGGAAAGTGTTTCTAGGGATAGAACATGACAGCTGAATCAGCAGAGCCACAGACAAAGAAATTACCAAACCACAAACGTAAACGCAGGGAATGGATCCTCATATTTTTTGCGCTACTACTGTTGTTGCTTATTC
This window encodes:
- the katG gene encoding catalase/peroxidase HPI, which translates into the protein MSQNGQCPVTGKAGRQVAGGGTTNRDWWPNQLNLNILHQHSQLSTPMEEGFNYAEEFKRLDLHAVKDDLYALMTDSQDWWPADYGHYGGFFIRMAWHSAGTYRMGDGRGGAGTGNQRFAPLNSWPDNVNLDKARRLLWPIKQKYGKKISWADLMILAGNCALESMGFKTFGFAGGRADIWEPEEDIYWGSEDEWLATSDKPQSRYSGERDLENPLAAVQMGLIYVNPEGPDGNPDPVASGIDVRETFARMAMNDEETVALVAGGHTFGKCHGAGDAAHVGPDPEAAGIEGQGLGWKSRFGRGNGGDTISSGIEGAWKPNPTNWDMGYLKVLFKYEWELVKSPAGAQQWLAKDVDAEDMVVDAHDPSKMHRPMMTTADLSLRYDPAYEPIARRYLKNPDEFADAFARAWFKLTHRDMGPRSRYLGPEVPNEELIWQDPVPAVGHELISHGHIASLKAKILDSGLSVSQLVTTAWASASTFRGSDMRGGANGARIRLVPQKDWDVNQPQQLAKVLTILEGIQKEFNATQSGGKQVSLADLIVLGGCAGIEQAAKNAGHIVNVPFVPGRTDATQEQTDVDSFSVLEPVADGFRNYQKARYSVKAEELLIDRAQLLTLTAPEMTVLIGGLRVLNVNFGQSSYGVFTRRPEALTNDFFVNLLDMSTVWKPTATDEELFEGRDRNSSEHLWTGTRIDLVFGSNSQLRAISEVYACADSQEKFLIDFIAAWDKVMSLDRFDLS
- a CDS encoding Fur family transcriptional regulator, translated to MDFLLSKRLDVFTKVCRERNLRLTPQRLEIFKKIAQATDHPTAEKLHQRLIEGMPTLSLDTVYRTLGTFLDIGLISKVDTIESQARFEVSEFQHHHLICEQCHKIIDFEWWQVDELELPDQVQSLGNFKRKKVVVYGICQDCLK